TTTATGGAATGAGATTGAATGACGACAGGTAATGTCTTAATTAATTTCCTCAAGAACAAAATCAAAACCTTTATCCAGATAACATAGTTAATATAATCAACCAATGATCAACTGCATTTACCATGAGAAAGAAACTATTGTTGATATAAAGCATCATCTAGTATCATCTAGTCCCAGAGAGACTGCAGGGCTGACACAGCCAGAGATCTTCTGCAGGTAATCTCTGGTTTTAGGCCCCCATTGTCTGTCACTATGGATCCCAGATACACAAAGTTCTTGACAGGCTTTACAGTGTCATTGCCAAGCCGCAGGGAAGGTGGATGCAGTTTGCCACCGACGTACATGAACTTGGTTTTTGTCCAGCTCAACTGGAGGCCAAGCTTCTCAGCCTCTTCACTGTATATGCCCAGAGCATCTCTCAGCTGGCTGTAGGACGTGCTGAGCAGGATGATACCATCAGCATACTCCAGGTCAGTCAGGGTGTAACTGCCGAAGGACACTCCGAGAACCCGCTCACAAACCCTGGGCATCAGATGGTCAATGATGCAGTTGAAGAGGTCGGGAGCAGCCACACAGCCCTGGCGAATGCCACTGGAGATGGGAAGTCAGTCTGAGTCTCTGCCATTGATGTAGACACAGCTCTGAGCATTGCTATAAAGCAACTTGAACAGGGAAATGATCTTGGGTGGTGCTACTAGGATGTGTAGGATACTCCACAGTGAAGTGTGGCAAACGGTGTCAAAGGTAGCCTTCAGATCTATGAACCCGATGTAAAGATTGCAACGGAATTCATAGGTCTTCTCTATCAGCAAGCGAACGGCAGAGATTTGGTCTGTTGAGCTGTTTGGCATGAAGCCAGCCTGCTGGGGATGGCGCCTGCTCGACAATGCTTTCACCGCCTGATTTTAAGCATCTCAGCGATTGAGTTTTCCTGTTGTTAAGTTTTTCCAGAGCGGCTGTCACTTCTTCAGGTGTGACAGGGTCTGTACTGCAGACAGCACTGGGGACTGCAGCGTTAATGGCCGATGAGATGGCGTGATCAGCCGGGGAGGTACCGTGCTGCAGAAGGAGGCTGACGAGTCGAAAGCATCCGAAGACATTGTGGGCGGACTCGATGACACTTTCCTTGAAGGTCTGCCAGTCATTCACCTTGTCGGTAGCCAGGTTATCAAAGGTGGTGTGGATGGCGCAACTGAAGTCTGTGGCGATGTTTGGGTCACTGAGTAGGGAGGAGTCCAGGCGAGGCTGTGTCTTGCTGTGCTGGTTAGCTTGCAGCTTTAACTTGAGCTGGGTCACCAGCAGGCAATGGTCTGTTTTGCCGAGCTCTGCTCCTCTGTACACATGGCAGTTGGTGACAAACTGCATCCAGCGTCGAGAGATGAGGATATGGTCTAACACTTTCCTGGTTCTGCCATCTGGGCTGTACCATGTCCAGTGATGGTTAAGCTTCCGGGGAAACCAGGTATCAGCAATGCAGAGGTTGTTATGGTGACAGAGAAGGAGTAGGCGGTTACCGTTGTCATTTGTGGACCTGTTAGCAAAGGTTGTGGCAACAGGCCAGCCTGTGGACCGATCACTACTAGACAGGGTGGCGTTGGGATCGGTGAGGATGATGGTGATGTTGTGTGGTGAGGCTTGGGCAACACCCTGATAGAGTTAGGCATCCTTCGCATCCTCATCAGCGACATTGGTAGGGGCATAAGCTACAATTACTGCCTTACTGCCTAAACTCCCCACAGTTAGGAGCTAACAAATTAACAAGGTAACAGATGAATGGGACGAATCAATGAAACACACAGGAAAACTATAGGTCAAAGGAAAACAGTAACCGGGCAGAATgaaaatgaatataaaacagAACATAACTCTGTATACATATAGCCTATTAGTATAAGTGTGAGCTCACCTTAATTATCTGAGCCGATGTGTTTCCTCTAGCACCAAGCAAGACCATGGCCAGAGCCGAGGAGATGCTGACAGGAGAGTAGAACACATTTCCTGATGCGTTTCCTCCGCTGATCTTCTTAAACAGGTTGAGGGAGAACTGTGTGTTTGCTGCAGACAACGGCTCCATTTTCACAAGCTGAACAAGAAATAGAAGTTTGAATAACAGCAGATTTGAAGATCTTCTTCATCATAACACACAATCTAGTTCAATAAATAACTGATAGTAAATTAATCAATAAATGTTATTACTGTGTGGGTTACCAtttaaccctctggggttcttcggtcatttctgacccgaatttttttttgaaagaaatgttaaaaatcgtAGCTTCATCTGAATGGTACGAAACTTGGTGAGGGTATTGGTACTTGGTAtatggacagaaaaaaaaattggggacaggattggaaaagtctaagtggtcgtaaaaaaaatagtcacactcggggccttcgggtcaaaaaagacccccataggaaatgaatgggaaattggcaaaaatatgaaaatacagagttttttgtgcatataatctacaaatcagccaggatgcagaaaaaaaggactcaacagtgaaggggtgaatctctaaaacatcaagagtgcaaaacagacaaacaaaaactcacacacacacacacacacacacacaggttctgTAATGCACTATAGTGGTAAAAATGTGCTATTGCGTGATAAAAATGCTCACTGTGTCCACCAGATGgcaccaatcaaataaaaaaaatgctttcatgagGCCTAGGCTTGACTCTAAAATGAAATacagctttaataaaaaaaggaaaaaataaataaaataaaattctattatattcaatgggaaaaaatgggtcataattattgcataaatattatttataaatcataaaattatctcaaaacaccaaaaaagaaaagaaaaaatattattgaacaaaaatatatttcattgattttactcaatttttttttttttgattcccGACCTCCGGGTCCTTTTAGACCCGAAGGTCCTGAGTGTGACCCATAAATgaagaaccccagagggttaaaCTGCATACATAAAACTTCATCTAAAAGCATTACCTAGAGTAGTCGACAGAAATGATGAAGTTTTCCAGCGTGTCTGAGGCGAATGAATCTCTGGTCATGGGTGTCGCTCTAATAAATGCTGCCTCGCCCTAAAACACCCATGCTTTAAGCCAATCAGCAAATCAGCTTGTAACATACCCTGTAATTATTAAACTGATGTCTCTCAACCTGGAACAGCATCAAATTGCATGAttcattctgcattttttatcataaaaaaataaataactaaagaAAGTAACCTCAACTCAAGAAAGATAAATGATAATTATATTAAACATAATGTTATTACAACTTAATAATGGAATAACCGATGCCGGTTGGAAGTTAGTATCACTGTGAGagttttacaaaataataaaaccaTAATGAAAATAATGATCCTTATCACACATACTCAAAGGATAAATGCTTGTCTAAACAATGTTTGAGTTACAATAATTGGCACTTCATAGTGATTGTTATCTGTAGTTTTTACTAAGGTATTTGTGTCAGTTGGTTGCATAAAAAACTCATGTCATGTGCATGTCAAAGTCATGTGTTTATGTGTTTATTGAAATGCTTTTTCATACTTGatattatacaatataaaaataattcaataattatttataagaAATACAGTATGAGGTTGTTTGTTTAAAGTAAATTGTGTTTTACTATACTGTCAACTCAGTAAAAAATCCTACTGTGGAATTACGATGTAATAATGCAACTATTAACCTGGGAtgtagtcaagtcacctttatttataaatcacTTTTTACAATAGCGattgtttaaaagcagctgTACCGTAATTCcacactaaaatgtttaacagtaaaaatctatatatccgtccgtccgtccataaATCAGCAGAAATGATTCCATTGTGTCTGAGGTGAATGAATCGACAGTTATGGGGGTCATTGTAATAAATGCTTCCTCACCCTAAACTACCCTGGCTTTAAGCCAATCAATAAATCAGCTTGTAACAAAACCGGTTATTACTAAACTGATGTTTATCCACCTGGAACAGCATCAAATTGCACAATTCAATAATTGTGTTAAGCAATTAACCTAAACAACAAGAAAggtaaatgattaaataaaatatatttttttgcaatgaTTATTTCTCATTTTGACTATTGCTTGACTACCTGGTCTCTTGCATGCCCAGCAACACTCCAAACCATAGAAAGTCTCTACAAAAAggcattaaaaatatttgataaaaaatcagTATCACATCACTTCTGTCATGTTTTGAAAAAACATAGACTATTGGGTTTTCATAATATGATTAATTTGAAAATGGCCTGTCAGATTTACAAAGTTTTACATTCCCTCGCTCCTTCACCTCTGAAGGATTTTATCAAAACTAAAGATTCTTCACAAAGGACCACGCGAGCCTCCACCAGAGGAGACTTGATAATACCCCACAGGTATACCACCTTTGGACAGACAGTCCTGTCTGTCCCAGGTGGGAAcatgtggaatagtcttcctctAACATTGAGAGAATGCCCTACATACAGCTTGTTCAAAGtccaattaaaaaaatggttaTGGGCAAACCAAAGTTGCACACATTAGTGAGTATGTTGCGTCGTATTTTAACTTTTGTATTTCGTCATGTGCATATGGATGTATTTCTGATGACTAATTAATTTTTGATTCTTATGTAAATATAGTTTATAGGACATTTGATAACGGTTGTTTTTGTGAGCTATGTGACCTTAGCTCGTGGGACTACGGATGGAAATTAGCCCTCGGCTACAATCCGgcatgtttacatgcatgtatTCCATGTTGTGTTCATTAACATGCACTGTCCCAatcaaataaaaactaaataaataaatgattattgtattacagtttttctcagttgctttggtgcatttctcacatcactatttacatttgcacaacagTAAGTTCAACCTCCACAACATTTAGTAATTTGTGCACATCATAGTAGCAGTtacttagcctgacgtggtcatactcaattctagtcagaatatgagtcttatgctccattgggctgtgattatggggcgtgtttcaaccgaaccaagAAAGACCTCatttggatagacctacaaccaatcagagcaacgaagcgacgccttacgttagttgtcaaatgtcaacagaactcaactacaccgtgttgccaagtccgcgtttttgtccgcgggttgttttccatgtccgcttgttgaagcgactattatggtgatatatagacccatgagtgcgaattttagccggcaaccttgccaaaacaacacaatttaccctaaacagattttttttggaGAGGGTTATTGGGTTATTAAAGGTTATTGATAACATTACTTATAGGCAACTAGTCATCATATCTTCCGCTTCAGGAAACATGTTAATGCTCAGCAGTAGACATATGGTATATttccattgtactaaaatgcattcatttacAATGGGTATATATGTGGCTgaaacaggtagccagtgcCTCCCAAATTTTTCAGCATTAACATTTGATTAAaacattatagtcattatggcctgtagaaaaatgtttttttgaggaggtggggtagtgcactggcccctgtggtgtggcctaagcttttgtctttaatggcattttttttcccttacattacttttacttttatactttaagtagttttgaaaaccagtacttttacacttttacttaagcaaaaagcttgagttgatacttcaacttctacagaagtatatttaaaccctagtatctatacttccacttgagtaatgaatgcgagtacttttgacacctctgcCTGCTGCCACGAATGCCCTTCCATTCTTGTGAGATGTAGTCTTTAGTGTCTTAGATGGCTTAGATGGCAGTGTCGGAGCTTTGAGCCTTGATGCTACTCCTAATGAGAGATAGCTTGCAAACATCTCATCAACACAAGCATTGACACATAACCATGCTCAAATATCCTCTTGACATCTGCATAGTTTGCATGCTTATGGTGATGGATGTGAGCAGAGTATGGATTCTACCATGCCTTCTCGATCTTAAAATGGAGATCAGGAAGGAATGAAAGCCTCacgggagtgtgtgtgtgtgtgtgtgtgaaaatacggtttgtacagtataaaaaccattacgcctatggagagtccctgtaaaccacatagaccaacatgtgtgtgtgtgtgtgtgtgtgtgtgtgtgtgtgtgtgtgtgtgtgtgtgtgtgtgtgtgtgtgtgtgtgtgtgtgtgtgtgtgtgtgtgtgtgtgtgtgtgtgtacttcaTCAGCACTGgtggctggtaaaaaaaaaaatgtaagaaaaaCGTTAACAGAAGGAAACCATAAagatttaaaatagttttttaaacacattttacagAAAGATCAGGATTAAGTTAATCAAATTCACACTTTATGTATACAGTGCAACagcaaaactaaaaaaaaaattatatttgtttacagtatttgttctttttttatacaaataaataactacaAGTCATTCTGCAATACCAAACAGGACCACATGGAGATGCCAAGAACACTACCAGCCTTGACCTTACAGCAGATATTTACAGAtccattttaaagaatgttggtattCAAATATATCCATAGCAgggagaagaaaaatacagtggaagtcaatggatgccgtcaactgtctggttaccaatattcttttaaatctattcttttgtgttcaacagaataaagaaactcgtacaggtttggaacaacattagggtgagtaaataatgacagaattttcatttttggataaactatccctttaaaaacaaacattacaCCAACTGTGAACATACTTTTGTCACCATAATCATTAAGACTGCTGTTCTTAAAATACACAACAAGCTCCTACAAGTGCTTTCAACCTTTTTTCGTATTTATTTCTGGGTTCCTTTGTAACGAATTATGTTTTTTTAGTAAACACTTCTACAAAATCCATCAACTTATTTAAAAAGCCAtgagtcaaactgcccaactaaaggaaacgctgatcaccataatggtaaccaaaatatttaattaaaccttaaacatctaaacctctgttaattctcaataagagcttctacaTACACCTGGCATAAATAAAGTCAATCTGGTTAGTAATaagtgaagctggtaatgctgtttgtggaatTGTTTAATCCTCCTCTGCTGAGCTCTtgagagatttaatgtcttcttttcttcagtgattctgctcattatccACAGGTGTCACCACTAATGATCAAGCATAATTTAATTAATCACTTAATTATATCATTATCTTTAACACTGTTTCAGTACACTGGGGATTTGGCTGTGAACCCCTGTAGTTTTGTTTCATAACATGTCACATTAGAACAGCAAATCTAGTTTAAAGAGAATACAAGCCATATATTCTGTTTCAGCATGTCACATTGTAGAACCTGAAGAGTTGCTGGTTTCAGTGCAGCAGGAAGTAGGAGAGCAGAGAACAGCAGAGGAACAGGAAGCTCTGGGTGACACTCTGCACCCTGTTATATGTGGAGCTCGGGGTGATAGTTTTAGGACTGTTATATGTGGAGCTCGGGGTGATAGTTTTAGGACTGTTATATGTGGAGCTCGGGGTGATAGTTTTAGGACTGTTATATGTGGAGCTCGGGGTGATAGTTTTAGGACTGTTATATGTGGAGCTCGGGGTGATAGTGTTAGGACTGTTATATGTGGAGCTCAGGGTGACACTGTTATTACCGTTATACGTGGAGCTCGGGGTGACACTGATATTACCGTTATACGTGGAGCTCGGGGTGACACTGATATTACCGTTATACGTGGAGCTCGGGGTGACACTAATATTACCGTTATTCGTGGAGCTCGGGGTGACACTGATATTACCGTTATACGTGGAGCTCGGGGTGACACTGATATTACCGTTATACGTGGAGCTCGGCGTGACACTGATATTACCATTATACGTGGAGCTCGGGGTGACACTGATAGTACCGTTATACGTGGCGCTCGGGGTGACACTGATATTACCGTTATACGTGGAACTCGGGGTGACACTGATATTACCGTTATACATGGAGCTCGGCGTGACACTGATATTACCATTATACGTGGAGCTCGGGGTGACACTGATATTACCATTGTACGTGGAGCTCGGGGTGACACTGATATTACCGTTATATGTGGAGCTCGGGGTGACACTGATATTACCGTTATATGTGGAGCTCGGGGTGACACTGATATTACCGTTATATGTGGAGCTCGGGGGGACACTGATATTACCGTTATATGTGGAGCTCGGGGTGACACTGATATTACCGTTATATGTGGAGCTCGGGGTGACACTGATATTACCGTTATATGTGGAGCTCGGGGTGACACTGATTGTTTCGTTATATGTGGAGCTCGGGGTGACACTGATATTACCGTTATACGTGGAGCTTGGGGTGACACTGATATTACCGTTGTACGTGGAGCTCGGCGTGACACTGTTAGTACCGTTATACGTGGAGCTCGGGGTGACACTGATATTACTGTTATATGTGGAGCTCGGCGTGACACTGATATTTACGTTATACGTGGAGCTCGGGGTGACACTGATATTACTGTTATACGTAAAGCTTGGCGTGACACTGATATTACCGTTATACGTGGCGCTCGGGGGGACACTGATATTACCGTTATACGTGGAGCTCGGGGTGACACTGATATTACCGTTATACGTGGAGCTCGGGGTGACACTGATATTACCGTTATACGTGGAGCTCGGGGTGACACTGATAGTACCGTTATACGTGGAGCTCGGCGTAACACTGATATTACCGTTATACGTGGAGCTCGGGGTGACACTGATATTACCGTTATACGTGGAGCTCGGGGTGACACTGATAGTACCGTTATACGTGGAGCTCGGGGTGACACTGATATTACCGTTATACGTGGAGCTCGGGGTCACACTGATATTACCGTTATACGTGGAGCTCGGGGTGACACTGATAGTTTCGTTATATGTGGAGCTCGGGGTGACACTGATATTACCGTTATACGTGGAGCTCGGGGTGACACTGATATTACCGTTATACGTGGAGCTCGGGGGGACACTGATATTACCGTTATACGTGCCGCTCGGGGTGACACTGATATTACCGTTATACGTGGCGCTCGGGGGGACACTGATACTACCGTTATACATGGAGCTCGGGGTGACACTGATATTACCGTTATATGTGGAGCTCGGGGTGACACTGATATTACCGTTATACGTGGCGCTCGGGGTGACACTGATATTACCGTTATACGTGGCGCTCGGGGGGACACTGATACTACCGTTATACGTGGAGCTCGGGGTGACACTGATATTACCGTTATACGTGGCGCTCGGGGGGACACTGATAGTACCGTTATACGTGGCGCTCGGGGGGACACTGATACTATCGTTATCCGTGGAGCTCGGGGTTACACTGATATTATCGTTATACGTGGAGCTCGGGGTTACACTGATATTACCGTTATACGTGGAGCTCGGGGTGACACTGATATTACCGTTATACGTGGAGCTCGGGGGGACACTGAAAGTACCGTTATACGTTGAGCTCGGGGTGACACTGATATTACCGTTATACGTGGAGCTCGGGGTGACACTGATATTACCGTTATACGTGGAGCTCGGGATGACACTGATATTACCGTTATACGTGGAGCTCGGGGTGACATGGATATTACCGTTATACGTGGAGCTCGGGGTGACACTGATAGTACCGTTATACGTGGAGCTCGGGGTGACACTGATATTACTGTTATACGTGGAGCTCGGGGTGACACTGATATTACCATTATACGTGGAGCTCGGGGTGACACTGATATTACCGTTATACGTGGCGCTCAGGGGGACACTGATATTACCGTTATATGTGGCGCTCGGGGGGACACTGATATTACCGTTATACGTGGAGCTCGGGGTTACACTGACACTGATGTTGGCAGCACCGTTACACAGGTTCCCTTCACAACAtctaaaaaatgttgtggaatcACAAACCGATTTAGAGACACATCCTTTTGATGACTctgataaaaacaaaacaaaaaaaacaaaggtTAGTTTAAGCTTTACTCTTCTTCCTTCTTCCAATCTTCTTCCTTTTTTCAACTTCTCACCTGCTATGATGCAGTAGTTTTCACTCCCTGAACAGTTCAGTATGTTTGTGCAGTTCTGCCCATCACAAGAGAAACATGTTTTTCCATTGGGGATGGGGACATTAGAGGGATCTACAGGAGAGAGTGGCGAGGGGTatactttaatcatattttctgtacaaaatacaaaatatatctATTGAAATGCCACTCCTTCAGCTGCCTGCACCATTCAATCAATACATGGCAAACAAGCCACACTCTGCATTTTATTTCCTTAAGTGTTGACTTTTTTTAAGGAAGATAGTTTTTTGTTTATGAAAGCACAATACCTGGAGCATCTTGGACGTTACACTGGTCTGTGTTACAGCAGGAGGTATTGATCTTTCCATTGCCTAAGTTCATAGACCAACTTTGACAGTCAACAGCACAACGTCTAAGCATCAATGTGGAAGTAATATCAcctaaaacataaataatacaGGAAAGACTAGTTCAACTGCATATTATTTTGAtggaaaatatatttgtaagaatccaaaataatcaaagatctttgatatttgactttgaacaaagacatttgttttactgtgttccacccccctctctcttatcagtggggccgtttgggattcctaaagacaaagag
This DNA window, taken from Pseudorasbora parva isolate DD20220531a chromosome 7, ASM2467924v1, whole genome shotgun sequence, encodes the following:
- the LOC137083487 gene encoding uncharacterized protein produces the protein MIKVYPSPLSPVDPSNVPIPNGKTCFSCDGQNCTNILNCSGSENYCIIAESSKGCVSKSVCDSTTFFRCCEGNLCNGAANISVSVTPSSTYNGNISVPPSATYNGNISVPLSATYNGNISVTPSSTYNGNISVTPSSTYNSNISVTPSSTYNGTISVTPSSTYNGNIHVTPSSTYNGNISVIPSSTYNGNISVTPSSTYNGNISVTPSSTYNGTFSVPPSSTYNGNISVTPSSTYNGNISVTPSSTYNDNISVTPSSTDNDSISVPPSATYNGTISVPPSATYNGNISVTPSSTYNGSISVPPSATYNGNISVTPSATYNGNISVTPSSTYNGNISVTPSSMYNGSISVPPSATYNGNISVTPSGTYNGNISVPPSSTYNGNISVTPSSTYNGNISVTPSSTYNETISVTPSSTYNGNISVTPSSTYNGNISVTPSSTYNGTISVTPSSTYNGNISVTPSSTYNGNISVTPSSTYNGTISVTPSSTYNGNISVTPSSTYNGNISVTPSSTYNGNISVPPSATYNGNISVTPSFTYNSNISVTPSSTYNVNISVTPSSTYNSNISVTPSSTYNGTNSVTPSSTYNGNISVTPSSTYNGNISVTPSSTYNETISVTPSSTYNGNISVTPSSTYNGNISVTPSSTYNGNISVPPSSTYNGNISVTPSSTYNGNISVTPSSTYNGNISVTPSSTYNGNISVTPSSTYNGNISVTPSSMYNGNISVTPSSTYNGNISVTPSATYNGTISVTPSSTYNGNISVTPSSTYNGNISVTPSSTYNGNISVTPSSTNNGNISVTPSSTYNGNISVTPSSTYNGNISVTPSSTYNGNNSVTLSSTYNSPNTITPSSTYNSPKTITPSSTYNSPKTITPSSTYNSPKTITPSSTYNSPKTITPSSTYNRVQSVTQSFLFLCCSLLSYFLLH